One stretch of Deltaproteobacteria bacterium DNA includes these proteins:
- a CDS encoding P-II family nitrogen regulator (indirectly regulates nitrogen metabolism; at high nitrogen levels P-II prevents the phosphorylation of NR-I, the transcriptional activator of the glutamine synthetase gene (glnA); at low nitrogen levels P-II is uridylylated to form PII-UMP and interacts with an adenylyltransferase (GlnE) that activates GlnA): MKYIIAIIKPGKLDEVREALTSLGV, encoded by the coding sequence ATGAAATACATCATCGCAATTATCAAACCTGGAAAACTGGACGAAGTCCGGGAGGCCCTCACTTCGCTGGGGGTCA
- a CDS encoding MFS transporter: MDRSDQGKIRRDRNLRIIFSVTLISVLGVASITPAFPRIIRDLGIEPRQVGLLITTFTFPGMILAPFLGVLADRYGRKRILVPSLLLFGLAGSACGFAGSFHVLLVLRFFQGTGAAALASLAGTIIGDLFPGKERATAMGYNATVLSVGTASYPAIGGAMALFGWYYPFFLPLLALPVAYAALFHLENPEPKGGKNFVDYLKGAWGVLKNKDVLGVFLVGIATFIILYGSLLTFFPLMASARFGASTMTIGLLMSVMSVSTALTSTQMGRLSAKFGEKNLIKAAFLFYGAALLLIPAISSVSLYALPAVIFGLGHGMNIPAIMSLMAGFAPIEHRGVIMSVNGMVLRLGQTAGPLVMGVAYTLWGIAGPFYAGAVLALAVSIGGVIAVKY; the protein is encoded by the coding sequence TTGGACCGCAGTGATCAGGGCAAAATCCGGCGTGATCGGAACCTCCGTATCATCTTCAGCGTGACCCTCATATCGGTTCTGGGTGTGGCCAGCATCACCCCCGCTTTTCCACGAATCATCAGGGACCTGGGAATTGAACCGCGGCAGGTGGGGCTTCTCATCACCACGTTTACCTTTCCGGGCATGATCCTGGCTCCTTTTCTCGGCGTCCTGGCGGACCGATACGGAAGGAAAAGAATACTCGTCCCTTCCTTGCTCCTTTTCGGTCTGGCGGGCAGTGCGTGCGGGTTTGCCGGAAGCTTCCATGTCCTGCTCGTTCTGAGGTTCTTTCAGGGGACCGGAGCCGCCGCACTGGCATCTCTCGCGGGTACCATCATCGGTGATCTCTTCCCCGGTAAGGAGAGGGCGACCGCCATGGGCTACAACGCCACCGTCCTGTCGGTGGGCACCGCAAGCTATCCGGCCATTGGGGGCGCCATGGCCCTTTTTGGATGGTACTATCCCTTTTTCCTACCCCTGCTGGCACTGCCGGTGGCCTATGCGGCTCTTTTCCACCTGGAAAATCCTGAACCGAAAGGGGGCAAAAATTTTGTCGACTACCTCAAAGGGGCATGGGGAGTTCTGAAAAACAAGGATGTTCTGGGTGTTTTTCTGGTAGGCATCGCCACCTTCATCATCCTTTACGGTTCCCTGCTGACATTTTTCCCACTCATGGCGAGTGCAAGGTTTGGGGCCTCTACCATGACCATCGGGCTCCTCATGTCGGTCATGTCGGTAAGCACCGCCCTGACCTCGACCCAGATGGGGAGATTATCTGCGAAGTTTGGTGAGAAAAACCTGATCAAGGCGGCCTTTCTATTCTATGGCGCGGCCCTCCTTCTTATCCCGGCAATTTCATCCGTGTCGCTTTACGCCCTCCCGGCTGTGATCTTCGGCCTGGGCCACGGGATGAACATACCGGCTATAATGTCCCTCATGGCCGGTTTCGCTCCCATCGAGCATCGGGGGGTTATCATGTCGGTTAACGGCATGGTGCTCAGGCTGGGGCAGACCGCCGGGCCTCTGGTCATGGGTGTCGCCTACACACTGTGGGGAATCGCGGGACCCTTTTACG